A section of the Indicator indicator isolate 239-I01 chromosome 39, UM_Iind_1.1, whole genome shotgun sequence genome encodes:
- the BRCA1 gene encoding breast cancer type 1 susceptibility protein: MDFSVMAIADVQNVLLAMQKNLECAICLDVVKEPVSAKCDHVFCRFCMFKLFSKKKKGVVECPLCKTEVTKRSLKENSRFKQLIEALLETIHAFELDTGVKILNSHHLPKTSTEATAADLLCKEHSVIQSKGFRNRKKSIKGNGQETCTLQEANVDTQLADTRVKQCPLRNKTQKCDPEKGLYIEFGSDSSEELFKQQSNVRSEDKAGLRISSQEQKSAEEGKGCCLNVLPDKLAAKGGILPNVPGESDFFKEDSSKRSTRSTAECTKPVQVNVTACHSSPSNRAVELLTEQCDRAGPENTPRSRGTSSSQNTEEANAEQTWCSSKSKEFDLKDSSESSSDESKELDSVVKIVEMYKPENSFHENELTLEKLLQPEMLHCTTLFEVSRKRLKRSIEKVNEWFSKNNGFLTSSYSQDNSAGAAVLDEGDVCLSDRDSCVSEKTDPMEIAVDEGNRESRPTAGIKDKIFGKTYKRDRKSNSSVIWRDILPSTEQKYVGAAEKCLNDSIKDGFKRKRKTTCLLQPEDFIKQKDIYGADGSPQSVNCCFGSAEKKRCDERSAVNESHLSENREDNAPAVLEEGGGSIQKKAPAKVTGKHCDRERELNNSNQKSTKKSTAAKRCRSSTRAMCALQLVVDRNSLSSDSSEPQINSYPSSEEARKVDREQRQVRRSRRLQLLSGEMTKEMGKGAVIKGARTSGSDGEEPFGVQSNVLVHSSEYKDLCEPQGVLSHKLLTDLKEDKMLVSQKNSPDTADAGRSLFNPPAMCQGSNCSSSALDAGSKGGEIRGSPFLPQSPSVTVVQTPDLTEEVTESCIPQDSGHDTQSVPEDFKTEKLPVVKEAWDLTKEAADSELDTQCLRGIFRQSKRLSFSLYPAAMQVCAAEGAAAETLKVCVDQIENEHSKHLNRENLQERTSEILCRVCEKEEPNTCDSVCVSPVTCFVGNTEHTDTGEHGEDVSQVANQKTLTLVRVGAARIKDKNRLQKGEQGDEKAVSPAVGIGGELRQNPVRGPSSRSDQSNVAELSSRTVAVNMAKEICFSSGSNQAHKAKVIDSKGPVLHSQSRSVISAAPEQRPAEFRDEVTEKKCSKREEKQVKGNKEEATQTGGTGLSECLVPEAPEELLKGNRGFTGLSETADGFLCSDDDTEENSFSETDRREISAVFVKRSDCALMKEVHNRNAGSGLSSRGIQKSRRKGQKLPSSDEESSEGEDLPCFQTLIFGKSVSTPLQINKQVASVAEASVSPIKLPHNGSYDDSNVQKVPEAAPGNGCLSLSQESECSINLFSSQSNNSEESTDGAQEPKKHSAQADRSKQVNNASESKEISQRCNGRLKRSKTNFKDECQGDPNVGANLGTNLFSSGYDSETSNVEDSCGLFSQGEILTTQQKNAMQNNLKKLQQEMAVLEAVLQQHGSQDSEFLPVHRELLHSSSKGTLGMEQRRQERENADEQKSETRLNSPSVLSNLPENVTRSPSNSPSSAKLLHPGAAEAAKSSAAAQGAKQSCTQEGESNSSVCFPLPVLHSATGKESAAVTNRKVMSIVASGLKQSECLVVQKFARKTQSTLSNHITEGTTHVIMKTDKELVCERTLKYFLGIAGRKWVVSYQWVIQSFKEGRILDEENFEVRGDVINGRNHQGPKRARESLTEKIFKDFEICCCGPFTGMTTEHLEWMVELCGASVVKQLHLFTHTTNSAIVVVQPDAWMENTDYRAIQQKNNVVMVTREWVLDSVACYECQELDAYLVS; the protein is encoded by the exons AAGTCTGAAAGAAAATTCCAGATTTAAGCAACTAATTGAGGCATTGTTGGAAACTATCCATGCATTTGAGCTTGACACTGGAGTAAAGA ttttaaacagTCATCACCTTCCTAAAACATCCACAGAAGCCACTGCTGCTGATTTGCTGTGTAAAGAGCATTCTGTCATCCAAAGCAAGGGcttcagaaacaggaaaaaaagcatcaaAGGAAATGGACAAGAGACCTGCACCTTG CAGGAAGCTAATGTGGATACACAGCTTGCAGATACTAGGGTCAAACAGTGTCCCCtaagaaataaaacccagaagTGTGACCCTGAAAAAGGGCTTTATATCGAGTTTG gCTCTGATTCATCTGAAGAACTTTTTAAACAGCAGAGCAATGTCAG ATCAGAAGACAAAGCAGGGCTTCGCATTTCCTCTCAAGAACAAAAGAGTGCTGAGGAGGGGAAAGGCTGTTGTCTTAATGTACTGCCTGACAAGCTGGCTGCTAAAGGAGGAATTCTACCAAATGTCCCAG GTGAAAGTGATTTCTTTAAGGAAGACTCAAGCAAGAGAAGTACTCGGAGCACCGCTGAATGTACCAAACCTGTCCAAGTGAATGTGACTGCATGCCATAGTTCCCCTTCAAACAGGGCAGtagagctgctcacagagcagtgtgacagagcaggtccagagaacaCTCCAAGGAGCAGGGGGACATCTTCCTCTCAGAACACAGAAGAAGCTAATGCAGAGCAAACTTGGTGCAGTAGTAAAAGCAAAGAGTTTGACTTAAAAGATAGCTCAGAGAGCAGCTCGGATGAAAGCAAGGAACTAGATAGTGTTGTGAAAATTGTGGAAATGTATAAACCTGAAAATTCTTTCCATGAAAATGAACTTACTCTGGAAAAACTACTTCAGCCAGAGATGCTTCATTGCACTACCCTGTTTGAAGTCTCTAGGAAGAGACTGAAGAGAAGCATTGAAAAAGTCAATGAATGGTTTTCAAAAAACAATGGATTTCTGACTTCCAGTTATTCCCAGGATAattctgctggagcagctgtttTGGACGAAGGAGATGTGTGTTTGTCTGACAGAGATTCCTGTGTTTCAGAAAAGACTGACCCTATGGAAATTGCAGTGGATGAAGGAAACAGAGAGTCAAGACCAACAGCAGGTATCAAAGACAAAATATTTGGGAAAACatacaagagagacaggaagtCAAATTCCTCTGTTATCTGGAGGGACATTTTACCTAGTACAGAACAAAAATATGTCGGTGCTGCTGAGAAGTGCTTGAATGATTCCATCAAAGACGGATTCAAACGAAAAAGGAAGACTACCTGtctcctgcagcctgaggaTTTCATCAAGCAAAAAGATATATATGGAGCAGATGGGAGCCCTCAAAGTGTTAACTGCTGCTTTGgaagtgctgaaaaaaaaagatgtgatgAAAGATCTGCTGTTAATGAGAGTCACCTCTCTGAGAATAGAGAGGATAATGCACCAGCAGTGcttgaggaaggaggaggatcCATACAGAAGAAAGCTCCTGCAAAGGTGACTGGTAAGCACTGTGACAGAGAGCGAGAACTGAATAACTCTAATCAGAAAAGCACTAAAAAAAGCACTGCAGCAAAAAGATGCAGGAGTTCTACTAGAGCAATGTGTGCTCTACAGTTAGTGGTGGATAGGAACTCTCTTTCCTCTGACTCATCAGAGCCACAGATCAACAGCTACCCAAGCAGTGAAGAAGCAAGGAAAGTTGATCGTGAGCAAAGACAAGTCAGGCGCAGCAGGAGGCTTCAGTtactgtctggagaaatgacaaaagaaatgggaaaaggagCAGTAATTAAGGGAGCAAGAACCTCTGGCAGTGATGGTGAAGAGCCTTTTGGTGTCCAAAGCAATGTGTTAGTTCACTCTTCTGAATACAAAGACCTATGTGAGCCCCAGGGTGTGCTGAGTCACAAGCTACTCACTGATCTGAAGGAAGATAAAATGCTGGTTAGTCAAAAGAATTCACCTGACACTGCAGATGCTGGCAGGAGTCTCTTCAATCCTCCAGCTATGTGTCAAGGTTCAAATTGTAGTTCCTCTGCACTTGATGCAGGTTCTAAAGGAGGTGAAATACGAGGTAGCCCTTTCCTCCCACAGTCTCCATCAGTGACTGTTGTGCAAACTCCTGACCTAACTGAAGAGGTGACCGAATCGTGCATTCCCCAGGACAGTGGACATGATACACAAAGTGTTCCAGAGGACTTCAAAACTGAAAAGTTGCCAGTGGTTAAAGAAGCCTGGGATTTGACTAAGGAAGCTGCAGATAGTGAATTAGACACACAGTGCCTGCGAGGTATATTTAGGCAGTCCAAACGTCTGTCGTTCAGCCTTTATCCTGCCGCTATGCAGGTGTGTGCAGCAGaaggggctgctgctgaaacTTTAAAGGTGTGTGTTGATCAGATAGAAAATGAGCATAGTAAACACTTAAACAGAGAAAACTTGCAAGAGAGAACTTCTGAAATCTTGTGCAGGGTTTGTGAGAAAGAGGAGCCTAAtacctgtgattctgtttgtgtTAGTCCTGTGACTTGCTTTGTTGGCAACACTGAACATACGGACACAGGGGAACATGGAGAAGATGTTTCACAGGTTGCAAATCAAAAGACTCTGACACTGGTAAGAGTGGGTGCTGCTAGGATTAAAGACAAGAACAGACTGCAAAAAGGAGAGCAGGGAGATGAGAAGGCAGTGTCACCTGCTGTAGGGATAGGAGGTGAGTTGAGGCAGAATCCAGTCAGAGGTCCCAGCAGTCGGAGTGATCAGAGTAATGTAGCAGAGCTCTCTTCCAGGACAGTTGCTGTAAACATGGCCAAGGAGATCTGTTTCAGTTCAGGAAGCAATCAAGCACACAAGGCCAAAGTTATTGACAGCAAAGGCCCAGTGCTACATTCTCAGTCCAGATCAGTgatttctgcagctcctgagcagaGGCCTGCTGAATTCAGAGATGAAGTCACTGAGAAAAAATGtagcaaaagagaagaaaaacaagtaaAGGGGAATAAAGAAGAGGCAACCCAAACAGGGGGCACAGGACTGTCCGAGTGCTTAGTTCCAGAGGCTCCAGAAGAACTCCTGAAAGGGAATAGGGGTTTTACAGGTTTGTCTGAAACTGCTGATGGCTTTCTGTGCTCTGATGATGATACTGAGGAGAACAGCTTTTCTGAAACTGATAGGAGAGAGATATCTGCTGTATTTGTCAAAAGAAGTGACTGTGCCCTGATGAAAGAAGTGCATAACAGAAATGCTGGTTCTGGGCTGAGCTCTCGAGGTATTCAAAAGTCTCGAAGAAAAGGGCAGAAACTGCCATCTTCAGATGAGGAATCTAGTGAGGGTGAAGACTTACCATGCTTTCAGACATTAATATTTGGCAAATCAGTAAGCACACCTTTGCAGATCAATAAACAAGTGGCATCTGTGGCAGAGGCTTCAGTAAGTCCCATCAAGTTGCCTCACAATGGAAGCTATGATGACAGTAATGTGCAGAAAGTGCCTGAAGCTGCCCCAGGTAATGGGTGCCTTTCACTAAGCCAGGAGTCAGAATGCTCCATCAACTTATTTTCTTCCCAGTCCAACAATTCTGAAGAATCAACTGATGGAGCACAAGAGCCAAAGAAACATTCAGCACAAGCCGATAGGTCCAAACAAGTGAACAATGCAAGTGAGAGTAAGGAAATTTCTCAACGTTGCAATGGAAGGCTgaagagaagcaaaacaaacttCAAAGATGAATGCCAAGGAGACCCAAATGTGGGAGCAAACCTAGGTACAAACTTGTTTT CCTCTGGATATGACAGTGAAACAAGTAATGTGGAAGATTCATGTGGGCTTTTTTCTCAGGGTGAAATCCTTACCACACAG CAGAAGAATGCTATGCAAAATAACCTGAAAAAACTTCAGCAAGAAATGGCTGTACTTGAAGCAGTGCTACAGCAGCATGGGAGCCAGGACTCTGAGTTTCTACCAGTgcacagggaactgctgcaTTCCAGTAGTAAAGGAACACTTGGAATGGAACAAAGGAGACAAGAAAGAG AAAATGCAGATGAGCAGAAATCTGAGACCAGACTCAACAGTCCATCTGTTTTATCAAATCTCCCTGAAAATGTGACCAGGAGTCCGAGTAACTCGCCgtcctctgcaaagctgcttcaccctggagctgcagaagcagcaaagagttctgctgcagctcagggtgctAAGCAAAGCTGTACTCAGGAGGGTGAATCAAACAGTAGTGTGTGTTTTCCTCTACCTGTTCTGCACAGTGCAACTGGGAAAGAGAGTGCAGCAGTGACTAACAGGAAAGTAATGTCCATTGTGGCCTCAGGTCTGAAGCAAAGTGAATGT CTGGTAGTCCAGAAGTTTGCAAGAAAAACTCAGAGCACTTTGTCTAATCACATTACTGAAGGAACAACCCATGTCATAATGAAAACAG ATAAGGAGCTTGTGTGTGAGCGGACACTGAAGTATTTCCTGGGCATTGCAGGAAGGAAATGGGTCGTTAGCTACCAGT GGGTGATTCAGTCTTTTAAAGAAGGAAGGATACTGGATGAG GAGAACTTTGAAGTTAGAGGGGATGTAATCAACGGGAGAAACCACCAAGGTCCCAAGAGGGCTAGAGAGTCTCTAACTGAGAAG ATCTTTAAAGACTTTGAGATCTGTTGCTGTGGACCTTTCACTGGTATGACCACAG AACATCTAGAATGGATGGTGGAGCTTTGTGGTGCCTCTGTTGTGAAGCAACTTCATCTGTTCACACACACAACA AACTCTGCTATTGTGGTTGTACAGCCAGATGCTTGGATGGAAAACACGGATTACAGAG CCATCCAGCAAAAGAACAACGTTGTCATGGTGACTCGAGAGTGGGTGTTGGATAGTGTTGCGTGCTATGAGTGCCAGGAGTTGGATGCTTACCTTGTGTCCTGA